Proteins encoded within one genomic window of Nonomuraea gerenzanensis:
- a CDS encoding N-acetylneuraminate synthase family protein: MRVLAVVPARGGSAGVPLKNLALVGGVPLVTRAVRACLRAELVDQVVVSTDHDGIAETARQAGATVVQRPAELSGATASSESAVLHALDALGEDPEVVVLVQATSAFIDPGDLSAAVRKVLDGEADSVVSGLPTHEFLWTATGAGVNHDPAVRQRRQDRAPEFRENGAFYVMRTAGLREHGHRFFGEIAVQPVPTKHAIEIDNPEDLELVRALAPFIDQPEPIDVDAVITDFDGVHTDDRAYVDSDGREMVLVSRSDGMGVSLLKRSGVKVLIMSTEQNPVVAARARKLGVPVLQGLADKRTVLADWLRIEGLDPARVAYVGNDVNDLGPMGEVGWPVATPDAHPRVRAAARVVLSSAGGSGAVRELCDRVVAARPAPEPAPVAVRTRPHFAPVAIGDVLVGDGEPVYVIGEIGINHNGDIDLARQLIDVAAEAGCQAVKFQKRTPAICVPEEQKGQIRQTPWGEMTYLEYKERTEFGRDEYTQIAKYCDERGLHWFASPWDVPSVEFLEDMNVLVHKVASASVADHELLRALAATGKPIILSTGMSTLSEIDAAVEILGTDKLIMMHATSTYPLPPEEANLRTITTLKERYGVPVGYSGHERGLQISLAAVTLGAVTVERHITLDRTMWGSDHAASLEPSGLEHLVRDIRIIEQAMGDGVKRVFPGEEAPKARLRRVTV; this comes from the coding sequence TTGCGAGTCCTGGCCGTTGTTCCCGCCCGCGGAGGTTCGGCGGGCGTACCCCTGAAGAACCTCGCCCTGGTCGGGGGCGTCCCGTTGGTCACCCGCGCGGTGCGCGCCTGCCTGCGCGCCGAGCTGGTGGACCAGGTCGTGGTCAGCACCGACCACGACGGGATCGCCGAGACCGCCAGGCAGGCGGGCGCGACCGTGGTGCAGCGCCCGGCCGAGCTGAGCGGCGCGACCGCCTCCAGCGAGTCGGCGGTGCTGCACGCGCTCGACGCCCTGGGCGAGGACCCCGAGGTCGTCGTGCTCGTCCAGGCGACCAGTGCGTTCATCGACCCCGGCGACCTGTCGGCGGCGGTGCGCAAGGTGCTCGACGGCGAGGCCGACTCGGTCGTGTCCGGGCTGCCCACCCACGAGTTCCTCTGGACGGCCACCGGCGCCGGCGTCAACCACGACCCGGCCGTCCGGCAGCGCCGCCAGGACCGCGCGCCCGAGTTCCGCGAGAACGGCGCCTTCTACGTCATGCGCACCGCCGGCCTGCGCGAGCACGGCCACCGCTTCTTCGGCGAGATCGCCGTCCAGCCGGTGCCCACCAAGCACGCCATCGAGATCGACAACCCGGAGGACCTGGAGCTCGTGCGAGCGCTCGCCCCGTTCATCGACCAGCCCGAGCCGATCGACGTGGACGCCGTCATCACCGACTTCGACGGCGTGCACACCGACGACCGCGCCTACGTCGACTCCGACGGCCGCGAGATGGTGCTGGTCAGCCGCTCCGACGGGATGGGCGTCTCGCTGCTGAAGCGCTCCGGCGTGAAGGTGCTGATCATGTCCACCGAGCAGAACCCGGTGGTGGCCGCCCGCGCCCGCAAGCTCGGCGTGCCCGTGCTGCAGGGCCTGGCCGACAAGCGCACCGTGCTGGCCGACTGGCTGCGGATCGAGGGCCTGGACCCGGCCCGCGTCGCCTACGTCGGCAACGACGTCAACGACCTGGGCCCGATGGGCGAGGTCGGCTGGCCCGTCGCCACCCCCGACGCCCACCCGCGGGTGCGCGCCGCCGCCCGGGTGGTGCTGTCCAGCGCCGGCGGGTCCGGCGCGGTGCGCGAGCTGTGCGACCGGGTGGTGGCCGCCCGGCCGGCGCCGGAGCCCGCCCCTGTCGCGGTGCGCACCCGGCCGCACTTCGCCCCGGTGGCGATCGGGGACGTGCTGGTCGGCGACGGCGAGCCGGTGTACGTCATCGGCGAGATCGGCATCAACCACAACGGCGACATCGACCTGGCCAGGCAGCTCATCGACGTGGCCGCCGAGGCCGGCTGCCAGGCGGTCAAGTTCCAGAAGCGCACCCCCGCGATCTGCGTGCCCGAGGAGCAGAAGGGGCAGATCCGGCAGACGCCGTGGGGCGAGATGACGTACCTGGAGTACAAGGAGCGCACCGAGTTCGGCCGCGACGAGTACACCCAGATCGCCAAGTACTGCGACGAGCGCGGGCTGCACTGGTTCGCCTCGCCGTGGGACGTGCCGTCGGTGGAGTTCCTGGAGGACATGAACGTCCTGGTGCACAAGGTGGCCTCGGCCAGCGTGGCCGACCACGAGCTGCTGCGCGCGCTGGCCGCGACCGGCAAGCCGATCATCCTGTCCACCGGCATGTCCACGCTGTCGGAGATCGACGCCGCCGTGGAGATCCTCGGCACCGACAAGCTGATCATGATGCACGCCACGTCCACGTACCCGCTGCCGCCCGAGGAGGCGAACCTGCGGACGATCACCACGCTCAAGGAGCGCTACGGCGTCCCGGTCGGCTACTCCGGCCACGAGCGCGGCCTGCAGATCTCGCTGGCCGCGGTCACGCTCGGCGCGGTGACCGTGGAGCGGCACATCACCCTCGACCGCACCATGTGGGGCTCCGACCACGCCGCCTCGCTGGAGCCGTCGGGCCTGGAGCACCTCGTGCGCGACATCCGCATCATCGAGCAGGCCATGGGCGACGGCGTCAAGCGGGTCTTCCCCGGTGAGGAGGCGCCGAAGGCCCGCCTTCGGCGCGTGACCGTCTGA
- a CDS encoding CHAP domain-containing protein → MAKHRFNAVSKTNIARAALGATVIASALGVNAMTANADTATGVAAATAAKHPATAIAAHKAGADDRTETKINVTADQVLAMAKAQVGTSENAAGGGTKFQQWYAASQRAGETVARDGGNRAAYLNAAWCSMFVSWVGEQTGARPQVGWDAYTVAHAKWFAANDRFGTVAKPGAVVFFAWDGGKSLSDIQHVGFVVKDNQNGTISTIEGNTGNGKVEERIRPKSQVVGYGYPQYAS, encoded by the coding sequence ATGGCCAAGCACCGTTTCAACGCTGTCTCGAAGACCAACATCGCCCGCGCCGCCCTCGGCGCCACCGTCATCGCCTCGGCCCTCGGCGTCAACGCCATGACCGCCAACGCCGACACCGCCACCGGCGTCGCCGCGGCCACCGCCGCGAAGCACCCGGCCACCGCCATCGCCGCCCACAAGGCGGGCGCGGACGACCGTACCGAGACCAAGATCAACGTTACCGCTGACCAGGTACTGGCCATGGCCAAGGCCCAGGTCGGCACCAGCGAGAACGCCGCCGGCGGCGGCACCAAGTTCCAGCAGTGGTACGCCGCCTCGCAGCGCGCCGGCGAGACCGTCGCCCGTGACGGCGGCAACCGCGCCGCTTACCTGAACGCCGCCTGGTGCTCGATGTTCGTCTCCTGGGTCGGCGAGCAGACCGGCGCCCGCCCGCAGGTCGGCTGGGACGCCTACACCGTCGCCCACGCCAAGTGGTTCGCCGCCAACGACCGCTTCGGCACCGTCGCCAAGCCCGGCGCCGTCGTGTTCTTCGCCTGGGACGGCGGCAAGAGCCTGAGCGACATCCAGCACGTCGGGTTCGTCGTGAAGGACAACCAGAACGGCACCATCTCCACGATCGAGGGCAACACCGGCAACGGCAAGGTCGAGGAGCGCATCCGTCCGAAGTCGCAGGTCGTCGGCTACGGCTACCCGCAGTACGCTTCCTGA
- a CDS encoding aldo/keto reductase, which produces MNSLMLNTDGVQIPQLGYGVWQVPAEEAEQAVTTALKAGYRHIDTASAYGNEEGVGRAVRDSGLPREKVFVTTKLWNGDHGRAEAAFDESLARLGLDHIDLFLIHWPVPQQDKYVQAWKAMEKIYRDGRARAIGVSNFTVRTLTRLMDETGITPAINQIELHPYLQQREMRAFHEANGILTEAWSPLGQGRGLLSDPALSVLSGKYGKTPAQIVLRWHLQLGNVVIPKSVTPARIAENIDVFDFILDTEDLSAIGALNKGQRLGPDPDTFNMT; this is translated from the coding sequence ATGAATTCGCTCATGCTCAACACCGACGGCGTGCAGATCCCGCAGCTCGGATACGGGGTCTGGCAGGTCCCTGCCGAGGAGGCCGAGCAGGCCGTCACCACCGCGCTCAAGGCCGGCTACCGCCACATCGACACCGCCTCCGCCTACGGCAACGAGGAGGGCGTGGGGCGGGCCGTGCGCGACAGCGGCCTGCCGCGCGAGAAGGTGTTCGTCACCACGAAGCTGTGGAACGGCGACCACGGCCGCGCCGAGGCCGCCTTCGACGAGAGCCTCGCCAGGCTGGGCCTGGACCACATAGACCTGTTCCTCATCCACTGGCCCGTGCCGCAGCAGGACAAGTACGTGCAGGCGTGGAAGGCGATGGAGAAGATCTACCGTGACGGCCGCGCCAGGGCCATCGGGGTCTCCAACTTCACGGTGCGGACGCTCACCCGGCTCATGGACGAGACCGGCATCACACCCGCCATCAACCAGATCGAGCTGCACCCGTACCTGCAGCAGCGCGAGATGCGCGCCTTCCACGAGGCCAACGGCATCCTGACCGAGGCCTGGAGCCCGCTGGGGCAGGGCAGGGGGCTGCTGTCGGACCCGGCGCTGTCGGTGCTGTCGGGCAAGTACGGCAAGACGCCCGCGCAGATCGTGCTGCGCTGGCATCTGCAGCTCGGCAACGTGGTGATCCCCAAGTCGGTGACGCCCGCGCGGATCGCGGAGAACATCGACGTGTTCGACTTCATCCTCGACACCGAGGACCTGTCGGCCATCGGGGCTCTGAACAAGGGGCAGCGGCTGGGGCCGGACCCCGACACGTTCAACATGACCTGA
- a CDS encoding CGNR zinc finger domain-containing protein has translation MSDLDALTGEPLALDLVNTRTAVGDLLATPEDLRGWLRLQADRLPPTGELTHDDLAAVRRVREHTARALGHARRGTEPPAADLEALNEAQRAAPAITELSWSGAAVTATRRRADGQAGVRLAAWLAEAAAELLADPAVTRVRECEADDCVMVFLPAHPRRRWCSAARCGNRVRVARHYQRHKPA, from the coding sequence ATGAGTGATCTCGACGCGCTGACCGGGGAGCCGCTGGCTCTGGACCTGGTGAACACCCGCACAGCCGTCGGTGATCTGCTGGCGACGCCCGAGGACCTGCGAGGCTGGCTGCGGCTCCAAGCGGATCGGCTCCCGCCGACCGGTGAGCTGACCCATGACGACCTGGCCGCCGTGCGGCGCGTGCGTGAGCACACCGCCCGCGCCCTCGGCCACGCCCGGCGCGGCACCGAGCCACCGGCGGCCGACCTGGAGGCGCTCAACGAGGCCCAGCGCGCCGCGCCCGCCATCACCGAGCTGTCCTGGAGCGGCGCGGCCGTCACCGCGACCCGCCGCCGCGCCGACGGCCAGGCCGGGGTGCGGCTGGCGGCCTGGCTGGCCGAGGCGGCGGCCGAGTTGCTGGCGGATCCGGCCGTGACCAGGGTGCGCGAGTGCGAGGCGGACGACTGCGTGATGGTGTTCCTGCCCGCGCATCCGCGCCGCCGCTGGTGCTCGGCGGCCCGCTGCGGCAACCGGGTCCGGGTCGCCCGCCACTACCAGCGGCACAAGCCGGCGTGA
- a CDS encoding alpha-2,8-polysialyltransferase family protein, whose amino-acid sequence MKVFYASTLFGAMSLAAAIDEGRFGAGRRVLIVSNNAAIPEVSAPLDRTPGFAALRSRFDEVHSWNELIAPLHPSDWRARVIEVPMMERLIRSHWGLDGVEELVLESIAVPPARTIAGLVRDCPITVYSDGLMSYGPTRDPLPAEIFRRIGRLLHLDLVPGLKPLLLSEYGVAPEILPDERFLSIVHDVTATAPDMMAGQAIILGQYLSALELLTPEEEAGLHETMLKALVARGLTDVVFKPHPAAGRRHAQLLRAAAGPLGVRLSVAGESVPAEVCFAALRPELVVGCFSTGLVTAQRYFGLQVASYGTDLVLERLTPYENSNRIPATIVDAMLPRLSPEGQIERPPVTDLQALVRAVGYCMQAETYPDLRPDGIDFDRRYFKRKRLETLGFVTDKPSALSRIRRKIRSAI is encoded by the coding sequence GTGAAGGTCTTCTACGCCTCGACGTTGTTCGGGGCGATGTCGCTGGCGGCCGCCATCGACGAGGGCCGCTTCGGCGCCGGCCGTCGCGTCCTGATCGTCTCGAACAACGCGGCCATCCCCGAGGTGTCGGCGCCGCTGGACAGGACGCCCGGCTTCGCCGCGCTGCGCTCCCGCTTCGACGAGGTGCACTCGTGGAACGAGCTGATCGCGCCGCTGCACCCGTCCGACTGGCGGGCCCGCGTCATCGAGGTGCCCATGATGGAGCGGCTCATCCGCTCCCACTGGGGCCTGGACGGGGTCGAGGAGCTGGTGCTGGAGTCGATCGCGGTGCCGCCCGCGCGGACGATCGCGGGCCTGGTGCGCGACTGCCCCATCACGGTCTACTCCGACGGGCTGATGAGCTACGGCCCGACCCGCGACCCGCTGCCCGCGGAGATCTTCCGCCGCATCGGCCGGCTGCTCCACCTCGACCTGGTGCCGGGGCTGAAGCCGCTCCTGCTCAGCGAGTACGGCGTCGCCCCCGAGATCCTGCCCGACGAGCGGTTCCTGTCGATCGTGCACGACGTCACCGCCACCGCGCCCGACATGATGGCCGGGCAGGCGATCATCCTCGGCCAGTACCTGTCGGCGCTGGAGCTGCTCACGCCGGAGGAGGAGGCCGGGCTGCACGAGACCATGCTGAAGGCCCTGGTCGCCCGCGGCCTGACCGACGTCGTGTTCAAGCCGCACCCGGCCGCCGGGCGCCGGCACGCCCAGCTGCTGCGCGCCGCCGCCGGGCCGTTAGGGGTGCGGCTGTCGGTGGCGGGCGAGAGCGTGCCCGCCGAGGTGTGCTTCGCGGCGCTGCGGCCCGAGCTGGTGGTGGGCTGCTTCTCCACGGGGCTGGTGACCGCGCAGCGCTACTTCGGGCTGCAGGTGGCCTCCTACGGCACGGACCTGGTGCTGGAGCGGCTGACCCCGTACGAGAACAGCAACCGCATCCCGGCCACCATCGTGGACGCGATGCTGCCCAGGCTGTCGCCCGAGGGGCAGATCGAGCGCCCGCCGGTCACCGACCTGCAGGCGCTGGTGCGGGCCGTCGGCTACTGCATGCAGGCCGAGACCTACCCGGACCTGCGGCCGGACGGCATCGACTTCGACCGGCGCTACTTCAAGCGCAAGCGCCTGGAGACGCTGGGCTTCGTCACCGACAAGCCCAGCGCGCTCTCCAGGATCCGCAGGAAGATCAGGTCAGCGATCTGA
- a CDS encoding DUF6716 putative glycosyltransferase codes for MLAVADSDSYLKWAACLLGDLPPGCVTELVVVRTPIAPSPEQIAAAVNGRAADPPPVLSARSVRRLAERTQPDVILVACTGPVVDVLVAEVLDGLRPRPVFVSGLPGISVPATEKAWIFRSGCDLFVVHSEREVAEFSLIAARLGGGGAVGLARLPFLRPEPTAAGGNRVVFATQAKVPREREQRERILLSLAELAGRRPDLDVVVKLRALEDERQTHNERFHYQRLWRELGEPGRLLFAAGSMQEQLQQAAGFVTVSSTAALEAIAMGVPSLVLSDFGVSAEMINLVFEGSDLLGTMDELAAGEFRTASPAWCAANYFQPAEENDWAGLLAGLVVSRPRVPATSLLDGPEHAAGRRRARLRVEVPPKMLRVGYRAKRRMRRYLRSLT; via the coding sequence GTGTTGGCGGTCGCCGACTCCGACTCGTATCTGAAATGGGCGGCCTGCCTGCTCGGTGACCTGCCTCCGGGCTGCGTCACGGAGCTGGTCGTGGTGCGCACGCCGATCGCCCCGTCCCCGGAGCAGATCGCGGCGGCGGTGAACGGCAGGGCGGCAGACCCGCCGCCGGTGCTGTCGGCGCGGTCCGTGCGGCGGCTGGCCGAGCGGACGCAGCCCGACGTGATCCTCGTGGCCTGCACGGGCCCCGTGGTGGACGTGCTGGTGGCCGAGGTGCTCGACGGGCTGCGCCCGCGGCCGGTCTTCGTCAGCGGGCTGCCCGGCATCTCGGTGCCTGCCACGGAGAAGGCGTGGATCTTCCGCAGCGGCTGCGACCTGTTCGTGGTGCACAGCGAGCGCGAGGTGGCCGAGTTCTCCCTGATCGCCGCCAGGCTCGGCGGGGGAGGGGCGGTGGGCCTGGCCCGGCTGCCGTTCCTGCGGCCCGAGCCGACCGCCGCGGGCGGCAACCGGGTCGTGTTCGCCACCCAGGCCAAGGTGCCCAGGGAGCGCGAGCAGCGCGAGCGGATCCTGCTGTCGCTGGCCGAGCTGGCAGGGCGGCGGCCCGACCTCGACGTGGTGGTCAAGCTGCGCGCCCTGGAGGACGAGCGGCAGACGCACAACGAGCGCTTCCACTACCAGCGGCTGTGGCGGGAGCTGGGCGAGCCGGGGCGGCTGCTGTTCGCGGCCGGCTCGATGCAGGAGCAGCTCCAGCAGGCGGCCGGGTTCGTGACGGTCAGCTCGACGGCGGCGCTGGAGGCCATCGCGATGGGCGTGCCGTCGCTGGTGCTGAGCGACTTCGGCGTGAGCGCCGAGATGATCAACCTGGTGTTCGAGGGCAGCGACCTGCTGGGCACTATGGACGAGCTGGCCGCGGGCGAGTTCCGTACCGCCTCGCCGGCCTGGTGCGCGGCCAACTACTTCCAGCCCGCCGAGGAGAACGACTGGGCGGGGCTGCTGGCCGGGCTGGTGGTCTCCCGGCCGCGGGTGCCCGCCACGTCGCTGCTCGACGGGCCGGAGCACGCGGCGGGGCGGCGCCGGGCCCGGCTCCGGGTGGAGGTGCCGCCCAAGATGTTGCGGGTGGGGTACCGGGCCAAGCGCCGCATGCGCCGCTACCTCAGATCGCTGACCTGA
- a CDS encoding alpha/beta fold hydrolase — MLPEITHRHLDIDGVRVFYRESRPDPADAPVLLLLHGFPSSSHQFRRLMDALGSRYRLIAPDYPGFGQTETPDGFTYTFDRLADVTEGFVRALGLTRFAMYVFDFGAPVGFRLAERHPEWIAGLVVQNGNAYTEGLSDGARDFVALRPETPGAEGTIRELLTLEGTRSQYETGVPDPSVIAPDGWTLDQHFLDLPGRKEAQVALAFDYHSNVARYERWQAWLREHTPPTLITWGSHDPFFPEPGARAYLRDLPEAELHLFDTGHFALETHLPEIAPLIGGFLDRVWG, encoded by the coding sequence ATGCTGCCTGAGATCACCCACCGGCACCTCGACATCGACGGCGTCCGCGTCTTCTACCGTGAGTCGCGCCCCGACCCCGCCGACGCCCCCGTGCTGCTCCTCCTGCACGGCTTCCCGTCCTCCTCACACCAGTTCCGCCGCCTGATGGACGCCCTCGGCAGCCGCTACCGGCTGATCGCCCCCGACTACCCAGGCTTCGGCCAAACCGAGACCCCGGACGGCTTCACCTACACCTTCGACCGCCTCGCCGACGTCACCGAGGGCTTCGTGCGCGCGCTCGGGCTCACCCGGTTCGCCATGTACGTCTTCGACTTCGGCGCCCCGGTCGGCTTCCGGCTGGCGGAGCGGCACCCGGAGTGGATCGCGGGGCTGGTGGTGCAGAACGGCAACGCCTACACCGAGGGCCTGTCCGACGGGGCACGGGACTTCGTCGCGCTGCGCCCGGAGACGCCGGGGGCCGAGGGGACGATCCGCGAGCTGCTCACCCTGGAGGGCACCCGCAGCCAGTACGAGACCGGCGTCCCCGACCCGTCCGTGATCGCCCCGGACGGCTGGACACTCGACCAGCACTTCCTCGACCTGCCCGGCCGGAAGGAGGCGCAGGTCGCGCTCGCCTTCGACTACCACTCCAACGTGGCCCGCTACGAGAGGTGGCAGGCGTGGCTGCGCGAGCACACGCCGCCCACGCTCATCACGTGGGGCAGCCACGACCCGTTCTTCCCCGAGCCGGGAGCGCGCGCTTACCTGCGCGACCTGCCCGAGGCGGAGCTGCATCTGTTCGACACGGGGCACTTCGCGCTGGAGACGCACCTGCCGGAGATCGCGCCGCTCATCGGCGGCTTCCTCGACCGGGTGTGGGGTTGA
- a CDS encoding glycosyltransferase family 2 protein produces the protein MITLSVVVPIRDGERFIADALTSLSRNARGDFEFIIVNDGSVDATGDIIDDFIGELPGLVVIRNPAPVGLADARNTGLSAATGRYVTFMDGDDWLAPGYLARLVEAIDGLGCDFVRVDHVQVEGRKRVVHRAPLARRGSVLAPREAILPANVRTMVDYPYAWAGVYKRSLGDLLHFPGSLHTAEDRPWIWRLHREAATFAVASLAGVFYRRMVSGSLTQVGDERQLHFFDAFELVFKDLEPEFLPKAARNFCALLAHHLEIGDRLTPALRSRFEARGAQMVRALPPELVAESVSRMSVEREAILRALVPDLPPSPHVRVRRDREES, from the coding sequence TTGATCACGCTCTCGGTCGTCGTGCCCATCAGGGACGGCGAGCGCTTCATCGCCGACGCGCTCACCTCGCTGTCCCGCAACGCGCGCGGCGACTTCGAGTTCATCATCGTGAACGACGGGTCCGTGGACGCCACGGGCGACATCATCGACGACTTCATCGGTGAGCTGCCCGGGCTGGTCGTGATCCGCAACCCCGCTCCGGTGGGGCTGGCGGACGCGCGCAACACGGGCCTGTCGGCCGCGACCGGCCGGTACGTCACGTTCATGGACGGCGACGACTGGCTGGCGCCCGGCTACCTGGCACGGCTCGTCGAGGCGATCGACGGCCTCGGCTGCGATTTCGTGCGCGTCGACCACGTGCAGGTGGAAGGGCGCAAACGGGTCGTGCACCGGGCCCCGCTGGCGCGACGGGGCTCGGTGCTCGCCCCCCGCGAGGCCATCCTGCCGGCCAACGTGCGCACGATGGTGGACTACCCCTACGCCTGGGCCGGCGTCTACAAGCGCTCGCTGGGCGACCTGCTGCACTTCCCCGGCTCCCTGCACACCGCCGAGGACCGGCCGTGGATCTGGCGGCTGCACAGGGAGGCCGCCACGTTCGCGGTGGCGTCGCTGGCCGGGGTGTTCTACCGGCGCATGGTGTCGGGGTCGCTGACGCAGGTGGGCGACGAGCGCCAGCTGCACTTCTTCGACGCGTTCGAGCTGGTCTTCAAGGACCTGGAGCCGGAGTTCCTGCCCAAGGCCGCGCGGAACTTCTGCGCGCTGCTCGCCCACCACCTGGAGATCGGCGACCGGCTCACGCCGGCGCTGCGCTCCCGTTTCGAGGCGCGCGGCGCGCAGATGGTGCGGGCGCTGCCGCCGGAGCTGGTGGCCGAGTCGGTGTCGCGGATGTCCGTCGAACGCGAGGCCATCCTGCGGGCCCTGGTGCCCGATCTGCCCCCCAGCCCGCACGTCCGGGTCCGCCGCGACCGGGAGGAGTCCTAA
- a CDS encoding DUF6928 family protein, producing the protein MGAKTGVIAYSSPGNPLPRLLRTPGRPDETATRALIERSFPGWHITQAEPGNLLDHIRPPEDLAYATSFPGVDLVCCDHFMIDNPSQLPAHLIEAGRGRRLVLHAMHSVVDWLAFAVWEDGRLIRSLSLSPDSGVIENLGDPFPFELPYWNGEHPVLPTPGRPDEGPYPLPFHPLELGEDALRELLGFTIEGSIEPDDAEPEDVELLGFTVIDPDGPAPEERRAQTEELTAQMGEPRIFRYQPDGSVKEVTWDDLG; encoded by the coding sequence ATGGGAGCCAAGACCGGCGTCATCGCCTACTCCTCCCCCGGCAACCCCCTCCCCCGCCTCCTGCGCACCCCCGGCCGCCCGGACGAGACCGCCACCAGGGCCCTGATCGAGCGGTCCTTCCCCGGCTGGCACATCACACAGGCCGAGCCCGGCAACCTCCTCGACCACATCCGCCCACCCGAGGACCTCGCCTACGCCACCAGCTTCCCCGGCGTGGACCTCGTCTGCTGCGACCACTTCATGATCGACAACCCGTCGCAGCTCCCCGCCCACCTCATCGAGGCCGGCAGGGGCCGCCGGCTCGTCCTGCACGCCATGCACAGCGTCGTCGACTGGCTGGCCTTCGCCGTCTGGGAGGACGGCCGCCTCATCCGCTCCCTCAGCCTCTCTCCCGACAGCGGCGTCATCGAGAACCTCGGCGACCCCTTCCCGTTCGAGCTGCCCTACTGGAACGGCGAGCACCCCGTCCTGCCCACGCCCGGCCGGCCGGACGAGGGCCCGTACCCGCTGCCGTTCCACCCGCTGGAGCTCGGCGAGGACGCGCTGCGCGAGTTGCTGGGCTTCACCATCGAGGGCTCGATCGAGCCGGACGACGCGGAGCCCGAGGACGTCGAGCTGCTCGGCTTCACCGTCATCGACCCGGACGGGCCGGCCCCCGAGGAGCGGCGCGCGCAGACCGAGGAGCTGACGGCGCAGATGGGCGAGCCCAGGATCTTCCGCTACCAGCCCGACGGCTCCGTCAAGGAGGTCACCTGGGACGACTTGGGCTGA
- a CDS encoding Gfo/Idh/MocA family protein — MRDFTWGIAATGGIARTVGAAIAAEPGMRVAAVGSRDLARARALAATLGAESAYGSYEQLCADPGVDAIYVATPHAQHLQVAEPAIAAGKAVLCEKPLAATVDDAEKMVRLAREAGVFLMEAMWTRFNPLIQLIAADPRFGELRSVQATFGFAAPYDPAHRLWAPELGGGALLDLGIYPFGLAQLLLGMPADLRITGSLAPSGVDAEAAGVLLYPGGAHALVAASLLGNYPNTACVVGTQMRADIPAPFWAPQRIVLTGPSMEPEEHVLDPADNGYAGELREVRAATAEGRTESSIMPLDESLAMMGLLADARRQFA; from the coding sequence GTGCGAGACTTCACTTGGGGAATTGCGGCCACCGGCGGGATCGCCCGTACCGTGGGGGCCGCCATCGCGGCGGAGCCCGGCATGCGGGTGGCCGCCGTCGGCTCACGGGATCTGGCCAGGGCGCGGGCCCTGGCCGCCACGCTGGGGGCGGAGTCGGCGTACGGCTCCTACGAGCAGCTGTGCGCCGACCCGGGGGTGGACGCGATCTACGTGGCCACCCCGCACGCGCAGCACCTTCAGGTGGCCGAGCCGGCCATCGCCGCGGGTAAAGCCGTGCTCTGCGAGAAGCCGCTGGCCGCCACCGTGGACGACGCGGAGAAGATGGTGCGCCTGGCGCGCGAGGCGGGCGTGTTCCTGATGGAGGCGATGTGGACGCGGTTCAACCCGCTCATCCAGCTCATCGCGGCCGATCCGCGCTTCGGCGAGCTGCGCTCGGTGCAGGCCACGTTCGGCTTCGCCGCGCCCTACGACCCCGCCCACCGGCTGTGGGCGCCGGAGCTGGGCGGCGGGGCCCTGCTCGACCTGGGGATCTACCCGTTCGGGCTGGCCCAGCTGCTCCTCGGCATGCCCGCTGACCTGCGCATCACCGGCTCCCTGGCCCCGAGCGGGGTGGACGCGGAGGCGGCCGGCGTGTTGCTCTACCCCGGCGGCGCACACGCTCTCGTGGCCGCTTCATTGCTCGGGAATTACCCGAACACGGCGTGTGTTGTAGGTACTCAGATGCGGGCGGACATCCCGGCGCCGTTCTGGGCTCCGCAGCGGATCGTTCTCACCGGGCCCTCCATGGAGCCGGAAGAGCACGTGCTCGATCCGGCGGACAACGGATACGCCGGAGAGCTCCGCGAAGTCCGCGCCGCCACGGCCGAAGGCAGGACCGAATCCTCGATCATGCCTCTTGACGAATCCCTTGCCATGATGGGGCTTCTGGCCGACGCTCGCAGGCAATTCGCCTAG